Proteins found in one Candidatus Gastranaerophilales bacterium genomic segment:
- a CDS encoding DUF4330 domain-containing protein: MFNFKKKAPKFNKLDILIAVIVLLFVAGVVSVKLGVFKTSSNIITGEKPVMFTVVTRTYDVTSTEPIISKGDKSFITIRNVPYTELEVVDVKRESIKEMFFNYDRPEVPYLYDNLAYPAKYYYTVVLKDNATITKDGAVIGGNKIKIGLPVDIEGSNYRFSGNVSDVKVIEEEK, translated from the coding sequence ATGTTTAATTTTAAAAAGAAAGCCCCAAAATTTAATAAACTTGATATTCTTATAGCGGTTATTGTTTTACTGTTTGTTGCCGGAGTTGTTTCCGTAAAGCTTGGAGTATTCAAAACCTCTTCAAATATAATTACGGGCGAAAAACCAGTTATGTTTACGGTTGTAACAAGAACTTATGACGTTACTTCTACAGAGCCTATTATTTCAAAGGGTGATAAGTCTTTTATTACAATAAGAAACGTACCTTATACAGAGCTTGAAGTCGTTGATGTTAAGCGTGAGAGTATTAAAGAAATGTTCTTTAACTATGACAGACCGGAAGTTCCCTATCTTTATGATAATTTAGCTTATCCTGCAAAGTACTACTATACTGTTGTGTTAAAAGATAATGCAACTATTACAAAGGACGGAGCTGTTATCGGCGGAAATAAGATTAAAATCGGTTTGCCTGTTGATATAGAAGGATCTAACTATCGTTTTTCAGGCAATGTATCAGATGTGAAAGTAATTGAAGAAGAAAAATAA
- a CDS encoding PQ-loop domain-containing transporter, with amino-acid sequence MIDNLFHNMSFYEAGMLICFGASWPMAVYKTYKAKSVEGKSMRFLLLVLTGYVFGIVHKFLYNFDAVLFIYFFNATLVVIDMILYIYYRFFYKREVINV; translated from the coding sequence ATGATTGATAATTTATTTCATAACATGAGTTTTTATGAAGCAGGTATGCTGATATGTTTCGGGGCAAGCTGGCCTATGGCTGTCTATAAGACTTATAAGGCGAAATCAGTAGAAGGCAAAAGTATGAGATTTTTGCTGCTTGTTCTTACGGGGTATGTTTTTGGCATTGTACACAAATTTTTGTATAATTTTGATGCTGTTCTTTTCATATATTTTTTTAATGCTACACTTGTTGTTATAGATATGATTTTGTATATTTACTATAGATTTTTTTACAAAAGAGAGGTCATAAATGTTTAA
- the waaF gene encoding lipopolysaccharide heptosyltransferase II, with the protein MRILVVRYRFIGDTILTVPFLRNLRRAYPYAKIDMLVGPVSGELLEGCPYLDNLIYFDTTKKHRYENSKPRKKSFFRYVKLLQTERYDKAYVLKRSLSSALLVSMAGIKERVGFDTEKRSFLLTKKVPYDKNKHEVESFLDVLRADGIEVKDDYLEAWLNPMDVAQMNELFQSFNLGDKKKVMVHATSGNTKKQWDKQYFAQVIEYLSNVKEAQVFYAGAQSDNKIYDEIHSLIETDLQVKPINLCGKLSLTESAVAIASMDLLFGNDSGNLHVAGALGIPTIGIYGPMDYKKWKVWSDKTLPLYTNLDCYPCNLRFECKNNYGCLSEITPEMAIDAIEKQLSV; encoded by the coding sequence ATGCGGATTTTAGTAGTAAGATACAGATTTATAGGCGATACAATTTTAACGGTTCCTTTCCTGAGAAATTTAAGAAGGGCATACCCTTATGCCAAGATTGATATGCTTGTAGGTCCGGTATCGGGTGAACTGCTCGAGGGGTGTCCTTATCTGGATAATTTAATTTACTTTGACACGACAAAAAAGCACCGGTATGAAAATTCCAAACCAAGAAAAAAATCCTTCTTCAGATATGTAAAATTGCTTCAAACAGAGCGTTATGATAAGGCTTATGTCTTGAAGCGTTCTCTGTCCAGCGCGCTTTTGGTTTCTATGGCGGGAATTAAGGAAAGAGTGGGGTTTGATACCGAAAAAAGAAGTTTTTTACTAACTAAAAAGGTGCCTTACGACAAAAATAAACATGAAGTGGAGTCGTTTCTTGACGTATTAAGAGCCGACGGTATTGAGGTTAAAGACGATTATCTTGAAGCATGGCTTAACCCTATGGACGTTGCGCAGATGAATGAATTATTCCAATCGTTTAATTTAGGCGATAAGAAAAAAGTTATGGTTCATGCGACAAGCGGTAATACAAAAAAACAGTGGGACAAGCAGTATTTTGCCCAAGTTATAGAGTATTTGTCCAACGTAAAAGAGGCACAAGTCTTTTATGCAGGCGCCCAAAGCGATAACAAAATTTATGATGAAATCCATTCCCTTATTGAAACGGATTTACAGGTGAAGCCGATAAACCTTTGCGGTAAGCTTTCCTTGACTGAAAGCGCCGTTGCTATAGCAAGTATGGACCTGCTTTTTGGTAACGACTCGGGAAATCTCCACGTAGCAGGAGCTTTAGGAATTCCTACCATTGGTATTTACGGTCCTATGGACTATAAAAAATGGAAGGTCTGGTCGGATAAGACCCTTCCGCTTTACACCAATCTTGATTGTTACCCTTGCAATTTGAGATTTGAATGCAAAAATAATTACGGCTGTCTTAGTGAAATAACCCCCGAAATGGCGATAGATGCCATAGAAAAGCAATTAAGCGTTTGA
- a CDS encoding thioesterase translates to MFSKNYEIKYHEIDTQMVLKPSVLFEYLEDIAAKNADTIGFGYDDITRRGYAWFLLKYTMEFSNYPQNILGLKIETEPRGANRLFAYRDFAIKDGENDVIGRVNSTWGLIDINTKSMVNPQTAFPQMAPLEKREDDLKYTKIPAITELSAEKTFHVRYDDIDVNQHVNNSNYILWAFEALPIEFRSSKKLKKLDLTYKKEVKYGNNIVSKVQITDNTTIHVIKNASTDEELCSILAQWV, encoded by the coding sequence ATGTTTTCAAAAAATTATGAAATTAAATACCATGAAATAGACACGCAAATGGTACTAAAACCCTCGGTGTTATTTGAATACCTGGAAGATATAGCGGCAAAGAATGCCGACACCATAGGCTTTGGGTATGATGACATCACAAGGCGCGGTTATGCATGGTTCCTTCTAAAATACACAATGGAGTTCAGTAATTATCCTCAAAATATTTTAGGACTAAAAATAGAAACAGAACCAAGGGGTGCAAACAGATTATTTGCTTACAGGGATTTTGCAATCAAAGATGGGGAAAATGATGTTATAGGCAGAGTAAACAGCACTTGGGGGCTTATCGACATAAATACCAAATCAATGGTAAATCCTCAAACGGCTTTCCCTCAAATGGCTCCTTTAGAAAAAAGAGAGGATGACCTTAAATACACTAAAATACCTGCCATAACAGAACTTTCTGCAGAAAAAACTTTTCATGTAAGATACGATGATATTGACGTTAATCAGCACGTCAATAACTCCAATTATATTCTTTGGGCTTTTGAGGCTTTGCCGATAGAATTTCGCAGTTCAAAAAAATTAAAAAAACTGGATTTAACTTATAAAAAAGAAGTTAAGTACGGCAATAACATTGTTTCTAAAGTGCAAATAACAGATAACACCACAATCCACGTTATTAAAAACGCATCCACAGACGAAGAACTTTGTTCTATCTTAGCGCAGTGGGTTTAA
- the thrC gene encoding threonine synthase, with protein sequence MMPKCEKYTGLINRYAEFLPVSDKTPVITLNEGNTPFIHAKNLAKALGVDADIYLKFDGANPTGSFKDRGMTMAVSKAVEEGATAIVCASTGNTSAAAAAYGAKAGLKTFVIIPDGYIALGKLSQAMMYGAEVVAIKGNFDEALEIVRELSEKYPIKLVNSVNPYRIEGQKTAAFEICDVLGKAPDYLCIPVGNAGNITAYWKGFCEYFDKGIVANKPRMFGFEAEGAAAIVKGERIMKPETIATAIRIGNPASWEQAVAASVNSNGQIDYVTDEEIIEAYRTMARTEGILAEPASAASVAGLLKAHKQGKIEKGSIIACVLTGNGLKDPDSAIKYSNTPVKKASSDVDEIAKILEF encoded by the coding sequence ATGATGCCTAAGTGTGAAAAATATACCGGATTGATAAACAGATATGCGGAATTTTTGCCCGTATCTGATAAAACCCCTGTAATTACATTGAATGAAGGAAATACTCCGTTTATTCATGCCAAAAACTTGGCTAAAGCACTTGGCGTAGACGCAGATATATATTTGAAATTCGACGGTGCTAACCCTACAGGCAGCTTCAAAGACCGCGGTATGACTATGGCAGTTTCAAAAGCCGTTGAAGAAGGTGCAACCGCCATTGTTTGTGCCAGTACAGGCAACACAAGCGCTGCAGCTGCTGCTTACGGCGCAAAGGCAGGACTTAAGACCTTCGTTATTATTCCTGACGGATATATTGCACTTGGCAAACTTTCTCAAGCAATGATGTACGGGGCAGAAGTTGTTGCTATTAAAGGCAATTTTGATGAAGCCTTGGAGATAGTAAGAGAACTTTCTGAAAAATACCCTATAAAGCTTGTCAATTCGGTCAACCCTTACAGAATAGAGGGTCAAAAGACAGCCGCTTTTGAAATATGTGATGTACTTGGTAAAGCCCCTGATTATTTGTGTATTCCCGTTGGTAATGCAGGTAATATAACAGCTTATTGGAAAGGTTTTTGCGAATACTTTGATAAAGGTATAGTTGCAAATAAGCCCAGGATGTTTGGTTTTGAGGCGGAAGGTGCTGCTGCAATAGTCAAAGGCGAGAGAATTATGAAGCCTGAAACAATTGCTACCGCTATAAGAATAGGTAATCCTGCAAGCTGGGAGCAGGCAGTAGCCGCAAGTGTCAATTCTAACGGACAGATTGATTATGTAACCGATGAAGAAATTATAGAAGCCTACAGAACTATGGCACGTACTGAAGGTATATTGGCAGAGCCTGCCAGTGCCGCCTCTGTTGCAGGTTTGTTAAAGGCACATAAACAAGGCAAAATCGAAAAAGGCTCCATTATTGCTTGTGTACTTACAGGTAACGGGTTAAAAGACCCGGATTCTGCTATTAAATATTCTAATACCCCGGTTAAAAAAGCTTCTTCTGACGTTGATGAAATAGCAAAGATTTTAGAATTTTAA
- a CDS encoding homoserine dehydrogenase: protein MQKQVNIGLLGLGTVGGGVFKVLKDNKAINIKKIAVKDKTQVQQISGLNPDLLTEDAKVIVIDPEIDIIVEVIGGVSPAFEFVKIALESGKHVVTANKELIAKKGEELFEIAKSNNALLLFEAAVGGGIPLIMPMKMSLSANKYEKLAGILNGTTNYILTKMDQEGADYESVLKEAQELGYAEADPTGDVQGFDTAYKIAILASIAFKKRINQEDIYREGIDELTPIEFAYADEFGYKIKLIALAQEAGSKLDVRVHPMLVSKNHPLAHINGVTNSLVINAQPVNQVMFTGPGAGEMPTASSVCADVLAIVSEIHTTNNLLPLMKCTHSQKAEIIDIENSSNKYFIRIDAKDTPGVIGNIGTICAKHDINLVKIVQKGVLENGLANIVILTGECVEKDLNTALEELAKTQSIAQVHKVIRVMEL, encoded by the coding sequence ATGCAAAAACAGGTAAATATAGGATTGTTAGGTCTTGGAACAGTAGGCGGCGGTGTATTCAAAGTTTTAAAAGATAATAAAGCCATTAATATTAAAAAAATAGCTGTTAAAGATAAAACGCAAGTTCAGCAAATCTCCGGGTTGAACCCTGATTTACTGACAGAAGATGCAAAAGTTATAGTGATAGACCCTGAAATAGATATTATTGTAGAAGTAATAGGCGGGGTTTCACCTGCATTTGAATTTGTAAAAATAGCCTTGGAATCCGGGAAACATGTGGTTACTGCAAATAAAGAACTTATTGCTAAAAAAGGCGAAGAACTTTTTGAAATTGCAAAATCTAACAATGCCCTTTTATTGTTTGAAGCTGCGGTCGGCGGCGGAATCCCTCTGATTATGCCGATGAAAATGAGCTTGTCTGCGAACAAATATGAAAAACTTGCAGGAATTTTAAACGGAACAACTAACTATATTTTGACAAAAATGGATCAGGAAGGCGCTGATTATGAAAGTGTTCTGAAAGAAGCACAGGAACTTGGTTATGCGGAAGCTGACCCTACAGGTGATGTTCAGGGGTTTGATACCGCTTACAAAATTGCTATTTTGGCTTCCATTGCGTTTAAAAAACGCATTAATCAGGAAGATATTTACAGAGAAGGTATTGATGAGCTTACGCCGATTGAATTTGCTTATGCTGATGAATTCGGTTACAAAATCAAGCTTATAGCGCTTGCTCAGGAAGCAGGCAGCAAACTGGACGTAAGGGTGCATCCGATGTTAGTGTCTAAAAACCACCCGCTTGCCCATATCAACGGAGTAACAAATTCGCTTGTAATTAACGCCCAGCCTGTAAATCAGGTGATGTTTACCGGACCCGGTGCGGGCGAAATGCCTACGGCAAGTTCTGTTTGTGCCGATGTTTTGGCAATAGTTTCAGAGATTCATACAACTAATAATCTTTTGCCTTTGATGAAATGCACGCACTCTCAAAAAGCCGAAATAATTGATATTGAAAATTCTTCTAATAAATATTTTATCAGAATTGATGCCAAAGATACCCCGGGGGTTATCGGTAATATCGGCACAATCTGTGCTAAACACGACATAAACCTTGTGAAAATCGTCCAAAAAGGCGTACTTGAAAACGGGCTTGCCAATATTGTGATTTTAACGGGCGAATGTGTTGAAAAAGATTTGAATACCGCACTTGAAGAACTTGCCAAAACACAATCAATAGCACAAGTGCATAAAGTGATAAGAGTTATGGAGCTGTAA
- the cysE gene encoding serine O-acetyltransferase has protein sequence MIIRAFKKLAEDIHAIYEKDPAATNLIEVVLCYPGLHALILHRIAHKLYYWKIPVIPRLLSHFTRFLTGIEIHPGAAIGRRFFIDHGMGVVIGETTVIGDDVLMYQEVTLGGTGKETGKRHPTVGNCVVLGAGAKVLGNITIGENVRVGAGSVVIDDVPPDSTVVGIPARIVVQQVEHEGQLMHNRIPDPVQCSLNRMKYEIQDLREALSKLTEQN, from the coding sequence ATGATAATAAGAGCATTTAAAAAACTAGCAGAAGATATACACGCTATTTATGAAAAAGACCCTGCAGCCACCAACCTGATTGAGGTGGTTTTGTGTTATCCCGGTTTGCATGCTCTTATTTTGCACAGGATAGCCCACAAACTGTATTATTGGAAAATCCCTGTTATTCCAAGACTGCTTTCTCATTTTACAAGATTTTTGACGGGAATAGAAATTCATCCCGGTGCAGCTATAGGAAGAAGATTTTTTATAGACCACGGAATGGGAGTGGTAATAGGTGAAACAACAGTTATAGGCGATGACGTCTTGATGTATCAGGAAGTTACACTTGGCGGTACAGGCAAAGAGACAGGCAAACGCCACCCGACTGTCGGCAATTGTGTTGTACTAGGCGCAGGAGCAAAAGTTTTGGGTAATATTACTATCGGCGAAAACGTCAGAGTAGGCGCTGGCTCTGTGGTTATAGATGATGTGCCGCCTGATTCTACGGTCGTCGGTATTCCCGCCCGTATTGTTGTTCAGCAGGTTGAGCATGAAGGTCAGCTTATGCACAACAGGATTCCTGACCCTGTACAATGTTCTTTGAACCGTATGAAATATGAGATACAGGATTTGAGAGAAGCATTATCAAAATTAACGGAACAAAATTAA
- a CDS encoding prepilin-type N-terminal cleavage/methylation domain-containing protein yields the protein MENTNQITAFTLAEVLITLMVIGILAMVTIPGIMQAWEERVTVSKLKETYSTLQQAFKLAEIENGQPETWGFSYSNYSVTWDKMLPYLKTSQNCKLTAGGCAADGIKLLNEKPYININSDNTWYKFTLVSGVNIMSDRPSGQCTGSFYSDGQPSCFRLFVDINGLKGPNQFGKDVFAFSMTKRGFIPWGGYHTPGDYMYHQNSCTGPDNIGSSIEGLGCARWVIERGNMDYLHEVTTW from the coding sequence ATGGAAAATACAAATCAAATCACAGCATTTACATTAGCGGAAGTATTGATAACACTAATGGTTATCGGAATTCTTGCAATGGTAACTATTCCAGGCATTATGCAAGCTTGGGAAGAAAGAGTTACTGTTTCCAAATTAAAAGAAACGTACTCTACATTGCAACAAGCATTCAAATTGGCTGAGATAGAGAACGGACAACCTGAAACGTGGGGATTCTCTTATAGTAATTATAGTGTAACTTGGGACAAAATGCTTCCATACCTTAAAACATCACAAAATTGTAAATTGACTGCCGGAGGATGTGCAGCCGATGGAATAAAACTATTAAACGAGAAACCTTACATAAATATTAATTCTGATAACACATGGTATAAATTTACACTCGTTTCAGGTGTAAATATAATGTCAGACAGACCATCAGGACAGTGTACAGGCTCCTTTTATTCAGATGGACAACCTTCTTGTTTTAGGCTTTTTGTAGATATAAACGGACTGAAAGGACCAAATCAATTCGGAAAAGATGTATTTGCTTTTTCTATGACTAAACGTGGTTTTATACCTTGGGGAGGTTATCATACTCCCGGGGATTATATGTATCACCAAAATTCCTGCACAGGTCCTGATAACATTGGAAGCAGCATAGAAGGATTAGGTTGTGCACGTTGGGTCATTGAGCGCGGCAATATGGACTATCTGCATGAGGTTACAACTTGGTAG
- a CDS encoding helix-turn-helix transcriptional regulator, with product MKNQSLAEYISTLREQKGYSQLGLANAANIDLSALEEVESGQLLFLPTVVRQKLAKALKVEPRNIKKYERNFEDKKVSDNYLKMIKDNILQGELEGNICPECGSELICRVAELYDLEDRLVKHPKAHCSKCSFQIK from the coding sequence ATGAAAAATCAATCGTTGGCAGAATATATCTCTACTTTAAGAGAACAAAAAGGCTATTCCCAATTGGGATTGGCTAATGCTGCAAATATTGATTTATCTGCTCTTGAAGAGGTTGAATCAGGGCAGTTGCTTTTTTTACCGACAGTAGTAAGACAAAAACTCGCTAAGGCTCTTAAAGTTGAACCGAGGAATATAAAAAAATATGAGAGAAATTTTGAAGATAAAAAAGTAAGCGATAATTATTTAAAGATGATAAAAGACAATATATTGCAAGGTGAACTTGAAGGTAATATTTGTCCTGAATGCGGTTCGGAGTTAATATGCAGGGTAGCTGAACTTTATGATTTAGAAGATAGGCTCGTAAAACATCCCAAAGCGCATTGTTCCAAATGTTCTTTCCAAATAAAATAA
- a CDS encoding AAA family ATPase translates to MTVSIALTGKSGSGKTTLTKALLFNLRLKYPNSLFLVVDNDLTTEFGHTYNKDIRQTVYGIRSGKHEYKTGIPSQMTKQEYIEWALEDIIFPLEENTDLLVTWLSPSKDCRCPVTAQMNNALLKLFDRYDFVLFDCEYDLKYLQQLVDYQIDSTLIVTRPTEESVNLAYRIQESSEKYAEGQLGVVLNMVKGNITENISAKLNHYGLKVLGNLNYDEALELNGTRKYSNKFNKEVNDIILRLNLPIMGYENG, encoded by the coding sequence ATGACGGTATCTATAGCTCTTACAGGCAAAAGCGGAAGCGGCAAAACAACTTTGACAAAAGCCTTATTGTTTAACCTAAGGCTCAAATACCCTAACAGCTTGTTTCTTGTTGTAGATAATGATTTAACGACAGAATTCGGACATACTTACAACAAAGATATAAGACAGACCGTTTACGGTATAAGAAGCGGCAAACATGAATACAAGACGGGTATCCCGAGTCAAATGACAAAACAGGAATATATTGAATGGGCTTTGGAAGATATTATATTCCCGCTCGAAGAGAATACCGATTTGCTCGTAACCTGGCTTTCGCCTTCAAAAGATTGCCGCTGCCCGGTTACAGCACAAATGAACAATGCTCTTCTAAAGTTATTCGACAGATATGATTTTGTACTTTTTGACTGTGAGTACGATTTAAAATACCTGCAGCAGCTTGTAGATTACCAGATTGACTCTACTTTAATAGTAACAAGACCTACGGAAGAATCCGTAAACCTTGCTTACAGAATTCAGGAATCTTCCGAAAAATATGCGGAAGGTCAGCTTGGTGTTGTTTTAAACATGGTAAAAGGCAATATAACGGAAAATATTTCCGCAAAACTAAATCACTACGGGCTTAAAGTCTTGGGTAACCTCAATTACGACGAAGCCTTGGAACTTAACGGAACAAGAAAGTATTCTAATAAATTTAACAAGGAAGTAAACGACATAATTCTACGTCTGAACCTTCCTATAATG